From Toxorhynchites rutilus septentrionalis strain SRP chromosome 2, ASM2978413v1, whole genome shotgun sequence, a single genomic window includes:
- the LOC129769855 gene encoding BET1 homolog — translation MRRSQGYAYQPLPQNPGPSGTSSHSHDALEEENERMADELKSKIGALKSLTIDIGNEVRYQDKLLRGIDDDMDRTGGFLSNTITRVVRLGKGGHRNYMCYMFLFVMFVFFVLFLVLKLR, via the coding sequence ATGCGGCGCTCCCAGGGCTATGCCTACCAACCGCTGCCCCAAAATCCCGGCCCAAGTGGCACCAGCAGTCACAGTCACGACGCACTGGAGGAAGAAAATGAACGGATGGCGGATGAGTTGAAGAGCAAAATTGGAGCACTGAAATCGCTTACCATAGACATTGGGAACGAGGTGCGATATCAGGACAAATTACTGCGGGGAATTGACGACGATATGGACCGGACTGGAGGTTTTCTCTCCAACACGATCACAAGGGTCGTGCGACTTGGCAAGGGTGGACACCGAAATTATATGTgttacatgtttttgtttgtgaTGTTTGTGTTTTTCGTCCTGTTTTTGGTATTAAAACTTAGATAA
- the LOC129768602 gene encoding transmembrane protein 19 isoform X2 translates to MFCRIWFHLQLLNARILILEKTMEERTIYKLLPVLLCALAMPLSMLLWIGNFAYSKIASSNQDNVIPPTRWLFSILVPILLMVYGLKRKGVNKSGAALGLICAVILSISSHAFLACLATFFFSSSRATKFRSHLKRKFEEDFKEGEGQRNWAQVICNAGMATQLALLYLLDCGYGERPIDFIQLYRSSWLGVGIMGAFACCNGDTWASELGTVLSRGDPLLITSGKRVPRGTNGGVSFVGLVVSFAGGLAIGASYYLTIRYSVDSKILSNSPNQWPIIVFGGVAGLLGSIVDSLIGATLQYSGIDASGKIVERPGKNVRHISGVRILDNHSVNLISSIITGLSMPSIAMYFWGMF, encoded by the exons ATGTTTTGTCGTATTTGGTTCC atttacaATTGCTAAATGCTAGAATATTGATTTTGGAGAAAACAATGGAGGAACGCACGATTTATAAGCTACTTCCTGTGCTGTTATGCGCACTTGCAATGCCATTATCCATGCTTTTGTGGATTGGGAATTTTGCCTACTCCAAAATAGCTAGTAGTAATCAAG ATAATGTTATCCCTCCGACGAGATGGCTTTTTTCTATACTAGTTCCAATCCTGCtgatggtgtacggtttgaagaGGAAGGGAGTCAACAAATCTGGTGCTGCTCTTGGACTTATTTGTGCGGTTATTTTGTCTATATCGTCGCACGCATTTCTGGCCTGTTTGGCCACGTTTTTCTTCAGCTCAAGCCGTGCCACGAAATTCCGTAGCCACCTAAAACGCAAGTTCGAGGAAGATTTTAAAGAAGGCGAAGGGCAACGAAATTGGGCTCAGGTCATTTGTAATGCTGGAATGGCAACACAGCTGGCATTGCTTTACCTATTAGACTGTGGCTATGGCGAGCGACCGATCGATTTCATTCAGCTGTACAGATCCAGTTGGCTCGGGGTGGGGATAATGGGTGCCTTTGCTTGCTGCAACGGAGACACCTGGGCAAGCGAGCTGGGCACAGTTCTGAGCCGAGGAGATCCGCTGCTAATTACCAGCGGAAAGCGAGTACCCCGAGGGACGAACGGTGGAGTGTCGTTCGTTGGCCTGGTAGTGAGTTTTGCGGGAGGGCTCGCGATTGGAGCTTCTTACTATCTCACAATTCGGTACTCAGTTGACTCGAAAATCCTCTCGAACAGCCCCAATCAGTGGCCGATCATTGTGTTCGGTGGAGTGGCCGGTTTGCTGGGATCTATTGTGGATTCCTTGATAGGGGCAACCCTCCAGTATTCCGGAATTGATGCCAGCGGAAAGATAGTGGAGAGACCGGGGAAAAACGTGCGACACATTTCGGGCGTGCGAATCCTGGACAACCACAGCGTTAATCTAATTAGCAGTATCATCACGGGACTGTCGATGCCGAGTATAGCGATGTACTTCTGGGGGATGTTTTAG
- the LOC129768602 gene encoding transmembrane protein 19 isoform X1 codes for MFCRIWFRKDLQLLNARILILEKTMEERTIYKLLPVLLCALAMPLSMLLWIGNFAYSKIASSNQDNVIPPTRWLFSILVPILLMVYGLKRKGVNKSGAALGLICAVILSISSHAFLACLATFFFSSSRATKFRSHLKRKFEEDFKEGEGQRNWAQVICNAGMATQLALLYLLDCGYGERPIDFIQLYRSSWLGVGIMGAFACCNGDTWASELGTVLSRGDPLLITSGKRVPRGTNGGVSFVGLVVSFAGGLAIGASYYLTIRYSVDSKILSNSPNQWPIIVFGGVAGLLGSIVDSLIGATLQYSGIDASGKIVERPGKNVRHISGVRILDNHSVNLISSIITGLSMPSIAMYFWGMF; via the exons ATGTTTTGTCGTATTTGGTTCCGTAAGG atttacaATTGCTAAATGCTAGAATATTGATTTTGGAGAAAACAATGGAGGAACGCACGATTTATAAGCTACTTCCTGTGCTGTTATGCGCACTTGCAATGCCATTATCCATGCTTTTGTGGATTGGGAATTTTGCCTACTCCAAAATAGCTAGTAGTAATCAAG ATAATGTTATCCCTCCGACGAGATGGCTTTTTTCTATACTAGTTCCAATCCTGCtgatggtgtacggtttgaagaGGAAGGGAGTCAACAAATCTGGTGCTGCTCTTGGACTTATTTGTGCGGTTATTTTGTCTATATCGTCGCACGCATTTCTGGCCTGTTTGGCCACGTTTTTCTTCAGCTCAAGCCGTGCCACGAAATTCCGTAGCCACCTAAAACGCAAGTTCGAGGAAGATTTTAAAGAAGGCGAAGGGCAACGAAATTGGGCTCAGGTCATTTGTAATGCTGGAATGGCAACACAGCTGGCATTGCTTTACCTATTAGACTGTGGCTATGGCGAGCGACCGATCGATTTCATTCAGCTGTACAGATCCAGTTGGCTCGGGGTGGGGATAATGGGTGCCTTTGCTTGCTGCAACGGAGACACCTGGGCAAGCGAGCTGGGCACAGTTCTGAGCCGAGGAGATCCGCTGCTAATTACCAGCGGAAAGCGAGTACCCCGAGGGACGAACGGTGGAGTGTCGTTCGTTGGCCTGGTAGTGAGTTTTGCGGGAGGGCTCGCGATTGGAGCTTCTTACTATCTCACAATTCGGTACTCAGTTGACTCGAAAATCCTCTCGAACAGCCCCAATCAGTGGCCGATCATTGTGTTCGGTGGAGTGGCCGGTTTGCTGGGATCTATTGTGGATTCCTTGATAGGGGCAACCCTCCAGTATTCCGGAATTGATGCCAGCGGAAAGATAGTGGAGAGACCGGGGAAAAACGTGCGACACATTTCGGGCGTGCGAATCCTGGACAACCACAGCGTTAATCTAATTAGCAGTATCATCACGGGACTGTCGATGCCGAGTATAGCGATGTACTTCTGGGGGATGTTTTAG